TGGGCTGGCTTCTGGGCTGACTCGTGAGCTCACCGTTGAGCCGGCCCGAGGGCTGACCCGTGAGCTGACCTCTGAGCCGACTCCGGCCGGAACCGCCTTCCTGGCCGCCGGGCTCGTCTCCGGGGACGACGCCGGACCCCGTCTCGGTGCGAGTGGTCATGGCGGCTCCGGTGAGCTGTGGCGCGTTCCTACCCGCCTCCTATCCGCTCACCCGTCCCGCCAATCGTGCGACCGGAATTCCCCGGCACCGAGCGGGCGCAAGCTGACATTGACACCGAGCCGGTAAGCCGACCGGCGACCGGTTCGACCGTGACGATCGACCCGATTCGTCCTACTGCGGGCCGGTCCAAACTAGTTCGAACTAATTCGAACTAATTCAGAACCCAACGTACGAAGGGGAACCCGGTGTCAGCCGGCGATCGTGGTGACCGGAAGCGAGGAGTCGGCCACCAGGTCCAGCCGGGACGCGGTCCGCCCGCGGGCCAGCATCTGCGCGCCCAGCGCGGCCACCATCGCTCCGTTGTCCGTGCACAGCTTGGGTCGCGGCACCCGCAGCCGGATCCCGGCCGTGTCGCAGCGCTCCTGCGCCATCGCCCGCAACCTGGAGTTGGCAGCGACCCCGCCACCGATCAGCAGGTCGTCCACACCCCTGCTGCGGCAGGCGTCCACCGCCTTGCGGGTGAGCACGTCGCACACCGCCTCCTGGAAGGACGCGGCCACGTCGGCCACCGGCACCGGCTCACCGGCACGCTCCCTGGTCTCCACCCAGCGGGCGACGGCGGTCTTCAGACCGGAGAAGGAGAAGTCGAACCGGTGCCGCGCAAGGTCACGTTGACCGGTCAGCCCGCGCGGGAACCGGACGTACGCCGAGTCGCCGGCCTTCGCCTCCCGGTCGACGTACGGCCCACCCGGGAACGGCAGCCCCAGCAGCCTGGCCACCTTGTCGAACGCCTCGCCCGCCGCGTCGTCCATGGTGGAGCCGAGCGGGTCCACGGTGTCGGTGACGTCCTCGACCAGCAGCAGCGAGGAGTGTCCGCCGGACACCAG
This Actinopolymorpha cephalotaxi DNA region includes the following protein-coding sequences:
- the tsaD gene encoding tRNA (adenosine(37)-N6)-threonylcarbamoyltransferase complex transferase subunit TsaD produces the protein MSDEPLVLGIETSCDETGVGIVRGGTLLADAVASSLEEHARFGGVVPEVASRAHLEAMIPSLDRACETAGVRLADVDAISVTSGPGLAGALLVGVAAAKALALGLGKPLYGVNHLAAHVAVDTLEHGPLPEPCVSLLVSGGHSSLLLVEDVTDTVDPLGSTMDDAAGEAFDKVARLLGLPFPGGPYVDREAKAGDSAYVRFPRGLTGQRDLARHRFDFSFSGLKTAVARWVETRERAGEPVPVADVAASFQEAVCDVLTRKAVDACRSRGVDDLLIGGGVAANSRLRAMAQERCDTAGIRLRVPRPKLCTDNGAMVAALGAQMLARGRTASRLDLVADSSLPVTTIAG